CTTAATTAATGGGCTATAGCCAAGCGGTAAGGCAACGGACTTTGACTCCGTCATGCGCTGGTTCGAATCCAGCTAGCCCAGCCATTAAGAGCCATTAGCTCAGTTGGTAGAGCATCTGACTTTTAATCAGAGGGTCGAAGGTTCGAGTCCTTCATGGCTCACCATTTTAATGAAATATGCGGGTGTGGCGGAATTGGCAGACGCACTAGACTTAGGATCTAGCGCCTTTGGCGTGGGGGTTCGACTCCCTTCACCCGCACTTTTAATAAAATAACTCATACATGTCTTGCGGAAGTAGTTCAGTGGTAGAATACAACCTTGCCAAGGTTGGGGTCGCGGGTTCGAATCCCGTCTTCCGCTCCAATTTTCAATATGACATGCCGGGGTGGCGGAACAGGCAGACGCACAGGACTTAAAATCCTGCGGTGGGTGACCACCGTGCGGGTTCGACCCCCGCCCTCGGCACCATATGCGCCCGTAGCTCAATTGGATAGAGCGTTTGACTACGGATCAAGAGGTTAGGGGTTCGACTCCTCTCGGGCGCGCTTTTATTAACGGGAAGTGGCTCAGCTTGGTAGAGCACCTGGTTTGGGACCAGGGGGTCGCAGGTTCAAATCCTGTCTTCCCGATATTCCCAAAAAACATGGGGCCTTAGCTCAGCTGGGAGAGCGCCTGCCTTGCACGCAGGAGGTCAGCGGTTCGATCCCGCTAGGCTCCACTTTATTTAATATATGTCTCGGAGGTATACCCAAGTTCGGCTGAAGGGATCGGTCTTGAAAACCGACAGGCGGTGAGAATCGCGCGGGGGTTCGAATCCCTCTACCTCCTCCATTTTTTCTTTAATGGTGTAGACATATAATAATAAAATATTTATTTTTTCCTTCATGGAGGTATACCCAAGTTCGGCTGAAGGGATCGGTCTTGAAAACCGACAGGCGGCGAGAGTCGCGCGGGGGTTCGAATCCCTCTACCTCCTCCATTTTTAAAACTTTATATTGTCGCGGGGTGGAGCAGCACGGTAGCTCGTCGGGCTCATAACCCGAAGGTCGCAGGTTCAAATCCTGTCCCCGCAACCAAATGGTCCCGTGGTGTAGTGGTTAACATGCCTGCCTGTCACGCAGGAGATCGCCGGTTCGACCCCGGTCGGGACCGCCATTTATGTTGGCTCGGTAGCTCAGTCGGTAGAGCAGAGGACTGAAAATCCTCGTGTCGGCGGTTCGATTCCGTCCCGAGCCACCATTTTTTTATGCCGGCTTAGCTCAATTGGTAGAGCAACTGACTTGTAATCAGTAGGTTGGGGGTTCAAGTCCTCTAGCCGGCATCATTTAGGGGCATAGTTTAAAGGTAGAACTGAGGTCTCCAAAACCTCCAGTGTGGGTTCGATTCCTACTGCCCCTGTAAAGTATATGGGCCTATAGCTCAGCTGGTTAGAGCGCACGCCTGATAAGCGTGAGGTCGATGGTTCGAGTCCATTTAGGCCCACCATATATTATTCCGCAGTAGCTCAGTGGTAGAGCTATCGGCTGTTAACCGATCGGTCGTAGGTTCGAGTCCTACCTGCGGAGCCATGGCCCGTTGGTCAAGTGGTTAAGACACCGCCCTTTCACGGCGGTAACACGGGTTCGAATCCCGTACGGGTCATACAAAAAAGAGTCAGCATTATGCTGGCTCTTTTTTATTTTGTTAATCCTTTTTATTACGTTACTTTCCAGAAATAAATAAAGGAATTTTGGAAAAGCTATGGTATGTATAAAAAGGAGGAAATCATAATGACACGAGTGAGAGACTTAATGAGTACCCATATTGTACATTGTACACCGCTAGACAATGTATATGAGGCAGCTGTAAAAATGAAGGAAGAATCGATTGGATTAATTCCTGTTGTTGAAAATGAGCAAGTTGTTGGGCTTGTTACTGATCGTGATTTAGTCGTTCGAGGGATTGCTGAAAAACATCCTGGATCTAATAAGATTACAAATGTAATGACAACAAATATTATCTCAGTTTCTCCAAATGATTCTATTGAAAAAGCTACAGAGCTAATGGCACAGCATCAAATTAGACGATTACCAGTAGTTGATAGTGGTCAACTTATTGGCATGTTAGCACTAGGAGATTTAGCTATAAGGGAATCAGCAGATGATCAAGCTGGATTTGCCTTGAGCGAAATCTCAGAGCGTACAGAGTAAATTGAAACTTTCATTAACCGAGAGTTTAATGGTCACTCATAAAGAGCTAAATTATATATAAATTTCAGATACATTATTCTAGTATATATGGATTAAACTAATATGTTAGCGTGATGTATCTGAGACATTATATAATAAGTATGTGGTTAATAATTTCGACATTTTTTTAAAATTTGTTATTCTTAATTTTTAATAAGAGAAAAGATGATATACTGATAGATATAAGTATTATGAGAGATTTTGAATATAACAATATTAATTTTTAGTGGTGCGATAATAAATTAATATTTCCTACATAGATGAAAAGGGAAGGGGAATTATATGAAGGCTGTACAGGGCGATCCAAATTGGAATTTGGTTACAGATACATATATAGAACCAAATAATTTCGCTGAATTATTTTCTTTGCTTGTACCTTGTCACCCAAAAGGTGAGGGGAAAGAACGAACTATATTAGTATGGAAAGAGAAAGAATTTTATAAAGAAGAAAATTTAGCGGCATTTATCGTATATGGCATGAATAAAGCAAAGAAATTACCGCAGTTTCATAAAGATGAAATTCCAACTTTAGTGCGTATTCTTCGCTTATGCCAAGAGATTGGTTGGTATGAAGAGGCAAATGATTTTATGATAGCGCAAGGATTAGCTGAGTTTGTTCATACTTCATTGGAATATGAAACATGGGATCTTTTGACGCAATCAGTTGCTTTAAATTATTTAATTATTAAATATCGTATAGGTGAATTGACAGATAGGGATATTGAAATTTGGGATAGAGTTAAATTTAATGAGAAGTGTATAACCGATTGTAAACATTTATTATCTCATAAAGAAGTATTGGAATTTACATTCTTTTATATGTGCAAGAGAGCGAAATCATTATCAAAAGAGCAATTAAATAGTGATATGATGAGTTTAGCAATGTATTGTAATACTTTTGTATATGATTTGTATACACATGATTTATTACGGAAATATCGTAAGTGTACAGATTTCCTATCATATTATGGGCCTAGTCAGGCAGTTTTAGCATGTCAAAGAGCTGTATTATCTCAAATTTCCGATCGCTTAGACCCATTAAAGACAACGCATGTAGATGATTATTTATATGTGATGAAAGAAATGATGGAGCATATGACGATAGGAGTAATGGATCGATATGGTCATTTTATTGGAAAGCTACTATCTTATGTGCCATTTTTCGAAATGATACAAGTTCCACAGCATGCATATTATTGTGAAGAATTACTGTATATTTGTAAGGGCATTGAATATAAAGAAGAAACACTACGCAATTATATATTTATACAATTACATGATTGTTTACCATCATTTTTTAGGCTATTTCTTAAAAATAAGCGTTACGCAACGATTCATGATATTCTTTTCTATTGGTGCGATGACGAACAACGAATGAGCTTAGAGAAAAAATATAATCTGAGCTTTATTTATGAAAAATATGCTTGTGGATAAACAATATTTTCGATATGAAAAATTAATATAAATTAAAAAGGATCTCCAGTTTATGTGAGATCCTTTTTTGTTAGTAAAACAAGGAGAAAGTGATTAAGACAAGAAACAACATTCCATATAGGAGAAGTTGTGCAGTATAACTTCCTTGTATACCAAAAAAAGTATTGGCTTTCTTATACAAATTCAATATGTATTTTATTGGAGTATCTTTGAAAGATTGGTACACAGTGTCTCCTCTTTCTAAGCTTCTTGTTTTTGTTTTTGGTTATAAGGGACATTAATATATCTAGCTACAAATAATAAAACAGCCATAAAGAATACTGGAAATACAGTAGATAAATAAAAGCCATTACTAATTATATTTGTTATGAGAGCACTCAAAAGAAAAATAGCATTATAAATATGGGCAATTTTTTGTTTTAGTTGCACTTGAAATGATTCCATCATAATTTCTAATGCAACAAAAGCAATAATAATAGATAAAAATACAATGTTTGTATTGTAAATGATTAAACAACAGATTAAACCTAAAAAGGCTACGTATTCAATTATAAGAGGTATATTGCGTGGCATACAATTTACCTAACTAAATATGGCAGTGGATTTACTGCATCTGTTTTTTCAAAATTCCATTCTCCATTATGTAATTCACAATGAAGATGTTGCCCGTATGAATGACCTGTGTTTCCCATATGACCTATTAATTGTCCAGTCTGTACTTGATCACCAGCTTGTACAGTGCGATCCTTCATATGAGCATAAACAGTTGTATATAATTTCCCATTGATTTGATGCGCAATGAAAACAACATTGCCATAGCTAGCTGAATAATAAGATTTCACAACTTTACCTGCAGCAGCAGCTTGGATAGAGACGTTTCCTGGAGCGGCAATATCTATACCATAATGCATTTGTTCCCAGCGTATATCAAAGGTTGAGCTAATTCTTCCTTGAGCGGGGAATTTGAAAGCAGCTGGAATTGATGAAGGCTGATCTGTTTTAGCTTGTGGTTGATTTTGTACTACATAGTGTTTTGCTACATATCCGTATCCTGTGCCAAAACGAATTTTATACCAAGTACCTACAGTTTCTACTACTTGTACTTGAGTACCGTTTTGTAATGAACCGAGTAGAGCGCTACTTGTACTAGCGGTGCTACGTACATTTAGATTAGGTGTTGCAACAGTATATTTTGTATTATTTTGAACGGTGATTCCTTTTACTAAGGGTTGTGAACCATTAGAGATGAATGCTTTTTGTACGTAACCTGTTTGGCCATTATGTGATATTTTATACCATTCGCCTTGATCTTCTTGAACGGTAATAAACTTACCATTTGGTAATACATCTAAAATGGAAGATTCTAAATTAGGTTCAGAGCGAACGTTTAATGCATTAGCATTAACGATGTATTGATCATTAGATTGAAGTTTGTTTTTTAGTAAAATAGCATCTTTTTGTACATAACCTACTTTATTATGAACAGATACTTTATACCAACCATTAGTTGTTTCAATGATGTTCACTTTTGTATTAAAGCGAATTGTATCAATTGATGTGCTTTTTACGTTATCTTCTGTATGTAATGCTACTTGATCGACTTTGACATACCCAGTTTTAATATTAGATAATTGTTCAGCGTTTGCTTTTTGTACATTTGTTTCACCCATAGAAGGAAGTAAAGAAGCAATCGCTACAGTAGTTGCTGTTAAAGCAGTAGCTTTCATATTCATGGAATAGAGACCTCCTCTAGTTGTATAGTTGTAATTTTATTATAGTATAAAGATATAATATAGTGGGGGTATTCACATAAATGTAATATGAAATCAATATAAAAATAAATTTTTTGAGGATAATTATTCCTTTTTATACAATTAATTGGGGTTTTATTTTCTAAAATAGAATGTATGTATTGTATAATTTTGATATTATGTTGATAATTAAGAAAATTAAAAAAGTTGATGATGTCTTATTAGGGTGTTATACTGACAGTGATAATTTTATAGTTTGCTAGGAGAGCTGGTGTTGCCAGCTGAGAGTAGGCCGTAAGCCTTTGATCCTTTTTATTACCTGATCTAGATTATGCTAGCGTAGGGAAGCAATTCGGACACTAACAATGAGTCCCCGTTTCTTTGCGTATAGAAACGGGGCTTTTTTATTTGAAAATTTCATATTGAAACCACTAGGGGTGCTTGACTTGCTGAGAGAGGAATAATCCTTAACCCTTACAACACCTGATCTAGGTAATACTAGCGAAGGGAAGTGGAACATCGAATAAATGTATAACTTTATTTGCTGTAACCACTTCTTATATATAGAAGTGGTTTTTTATTTAGATACATATATTGGAAGGGGATAGAGAAATGAAATTTTGCGATAGATTATTAGAAACTGTGCAACCGGTTTGGGAGATGAGTCATAATCATCCGTTTGTAGTGGGTATGGGAGATGGCACGTTAGAAAAAGATAAATTTCAGTATTATATTATTCAAGATTATTTATATCTGCTAGATTATGCAAAGTTATATGCGATTGGTGTTGTAAAAGCAACGAATCCACAAGTAATGGGAAAGTTCGCTGAACAAATTGATGGAATATTAAATGGCGAAATGACAATCCATAAACAATATGCAAAAAGACTTGGAATTTCTATAGAGGAGATAGAGTCTGCGAAACCATCTGCTAAAAATTTAGCTTATACAAATTACATGATGTCTGTATCTCAAAATGGCACACTTGCGGAATTAATAGCAGCGCTTCTTCCATGTATGTGGAGCTATTGGGAAATTGGAAAGCGTTTAAATGATATTCCTGGAGCAAGAGATCATGAGTTTTTTGGTGAGTGGATTCAAGGATATAGTTCGGAAGAATACGGTAATCTTTGTATTTGGTTAATAGATTTATTAAATGAAATGGCAGTTGGAAAGTCTGAGAAAGAACTAGAAAGATTAGAGGAGATCTTCTTATATTCCAGTCGATTTGAATATTTATTCTGGGATATGTCCTATCGTAAGGAGATGTGGGGATTTGAGGAGCAAGAACATACTACAGTTTCATAATGTTTCTTTTCATTACGATGAGAAACCAATCATCCATGAATTAAATGCTTCTATACATGAGAAAGAGTTTGTCAGTATTATCGGACCGAGTGGATGTGGAAAAAGTACTTTATTTCGCCTTATTACAGGTCTAGAAAAGGTAAGTACTGGACAGATAGAACTGACAGAAACAAAGAACCATCCTGTAGGATATATGCCGCAAAAAGATATGCTTTTGCCGTGGAGAACAATTATTGAGAATGCTGCCCTGCCGCTAGAGTGCCAAGGTGTACAGAAGAAAGAAGCAGAAGTAAAGGCAAAGGAACTGTTACATAAATTTGGTTTGCAAGGGTATGAGAAAAAATATCCGAAAGATTTATCTGGTGGTATGAGACAACGTGTATCTTTTATTCGAACTTTATTAACAGGCGGGGAGATATTGCTGTTAGATGAACCATTTAGTGCGTTGGATGCTTTAACGAAGACCTCTTTGCAAGAATGGTTGTTTGAACAATGGCAAGAGTGGGAAAAAACAATTTTATTCATTACTCATGATGTTGAAGAAGCGTTATTTCTTTCAAACAGAGTTTTAGTAGTGGAACAGCAGCCGATAACGACTTTGACTGAGCGGACTGTACCGCTTGATCATAACAGAACACGAAAAGATTTATATAAACCGGAAGTATTAGCGCTGAAAGATGAGCTTCTTAGTATGTTACAAAGGCAGGTACTTGTGTGATGAACCGATTGAAAGAATTAGTTCCTGCTATTACACTTTCTAGTATTTTACTAGCTGTGTGGGAAATAGGAGCAAGAATTGTAGATGAGATGTACATTTTACCGTCACCGTCTGCGATTGTAATGAAGATATGGAAACTAAAAGACATATTATTTACAGTTCATTTACCTGCAACGTTATACGTCGTTTTAATAGGTGTTGTTATCTCTATCGTATTAGGTGTAGGGCTAGCGATGTTAATGAATGCGAGTACATGGATGGAAAGAGCATTTTATCCATTATTAGTTGCTTCACAAACGATTCCAATTACTGCGCTTGCTCCGCTATTTGTTTTATGGTTTGGATATACAATTTGGAGTAAGGTTGTTGTCACAGTTTTAATTACGTTTTTCCCAATTGCGGTCAATACGTATGATGGACTGCGTAGTACGAAAAAAGAATGGGAGGAGCTCTTAGTTACATATGGAGCAACAAAAAGAGATATTTTTCTTAAATTAAAGTTGCCGTCTGCTCTTCCTTATTTTTTCTCAGCTTTAAAAATTGCAGTTCCGCTTAGTGTTATCGGAGCAGCAATTGGAGAATGGCTCGGTGCACAAGCTGGGCTTGGATATTTCAGTAAGAGAATGATGACGCAGTTAGATGGAGCTGGCGTATTTGCACCTATTGTATTGTTATCATTATTAGCTATTTTCTTCGTCGTAATTATTTCCATATTAGAAAAGAAATTCATTAGTTGGAGGAAGCATTCATGAAATTTTTAAAGCGCATCTTTGTGTTTACATTATTAATTGCAATAATTGCAGGATGTTCGAGTAATTCAGCATCAGATAAAAGTAAAAAAGAGAAAGAAATAACAGTCATGTTAGATTGGTATCCAAATGCGGTACATAGCTTTATCTATGCAGCAATTGAAAAAGGATACTTTAAAGAAGAAGGTGTAAAGGTAAATATTAAATTCCCTTCTAATCCGACTGATCCATTAACGCTAGCAGCAGCAGGGAAGGTGACAGTTGGCTTGTATTATCAGCCAGATGTTGTTATGGCGAGAGCGAATGAGCAAATTCCAGTGAAATCAATTGGGGCTGTCGTACGTTCACCATTAAATCATGTTGTATCACTGAAATCAGCGGGCATTCAATCACCGAAAGATTTAGAAGGAAAAACAGTAGGATACTCTGGAACACCATTAAGTGAGATGTATTTAAAAACGATGGTAAAAGAAGCTGGTGGTAATCCTGATACAGTGAAAGTAGTAGATGTTGGCTTTGATTTAGTACCAGCATTAATTACGAAGAAAGTAGATGCGGTAACAGGGGCATACATTAACCATGAAGTACCTGTTATGCGTCATGAAGGCCATGAACCAGCGTACTTTAATCCAGCTGATTACGGAGTACCAAACTATCATGAGCTTGTGTTTGTAACAGGTGATAAAACGTTGAAAAAAGATAAAGAGGCGTTGCAAGCTTTCTTACGTGGTACGAAAAAAGGCTATGATTTCATGAAGAAAAACCCAGATGAAGCATTGAATATTTTATTAAATCATCAAGAAAAAGAAAACTTCCCACTTGTGCCAGAAGTTGAAAAGGAAAGTATGAAAATTTTATTAGAGAAGATGGAAACGAAAGATGAGCCATTCTTATCAGATTCAAAAGAATCTTGGGAGAAACAAAATAAGTGGCTGAAGGACAAAGGAATGACGAA
This DNA window, taken from Bacillus cereus ATCC 14579, encodes the following:
- a CDS encoding ABC transporter permease, yielding MNRLKELVPAITLSSILLAVWEIGARIVDEMYILPSPSAIVMKIWKLKDILFTVHLPATLYVVLIGVVISIVLGVGLAMLMNASTWMERAFYPLLVASQTIPITALAPLFVLWFGYTIWSKVVVTVLITFFPIAVNTYDGLRSTKKEWEELLVTYGATKRDIFLKLKLPSALPYFFSALKIAVPLSVIGAAIGEWLGAQAGLGYFSKRMMTQLDGAGVFAPIVLLSLLAIFFVVIISILEKKFISWRKHS
- a CDS encoding CBS domain-containing protein — its product is MTRVRDLMSTHIVHCTPLDNVYEAAVKMKEESIGLIPVVENEQVVGLVTDRDLVVRGIAEKHPGSNKITNVMTTNIISVSPNDSIEKATELMAQHQIRRLPVVDSGQLIGMLALGDLAIRESADDQAGFALSEISERTE
- a CDS encoding SH3 domain-containing protein, coding for MNMKATALTATTVAIASLLPSMGETNVQKANAEQLSNIKTGYVKVDQVALHTEDNVKSTSIDTIRFNTKVNIIETTNGWYKVSVHNKVGYVQKDAILLKNKLQSNDQYIVNANALNVRSEPNLESSILDVLPNGKFITVQEDQGEWYKISHNGQTGYVQKAFISNGSQPLVKGITVQNNTKYTVATPNLNVRSTASTSSALLGSLQNGTQVQVVETVGTWYKIRFGTGYGYVAKHYVVQNQPQAKTDQPSSIPAAFKFPAQGRISSTFDIRWEQMHYGIDIAAPGNVSIQAAAAGKVVKSYYSASYGNVVFIAHQINGKLYTTVYAHMKDRTVQAGDQVQTGQLIGHMGNTGHSYGQHLHCELHNGEWNFEKTDAVNPLPYLVR
- a CDS encoding DUF3965 domain-containing protein is translated as MKAVQGDPNWNLVTDTYIEPNNFAELFSLLVPCHPKGEGKERTILVWKEKEFYKEENLAAFIVYGMNKAKKLPQFHKDEIPTLVRILRLCQEIGWYEEANDFMIAQGLAEFVHTSLEYETWDLLTQSVALNYLIIKYRIGELTDRDIEIWDRVKFNEKCITDCKHLLSHKEVLEFTFFYMCKRAKSLSKEQLNSDMMSLAMYCNTFVYDLYTHDLLRKYRKCTDFLSYYGPSQAVLACQRAVLSQISDRLDPLKTTHVDDYLYVMKEMMEHMTIGVMDRYGHFIGKLLSYVPFFEMIQVPQHAYYCEELLYICKGIEYKEETLRNYIFIQLHDCLPSFFRLFLKNKRYATIHDILFYWCDDEQRMSLEKKYNLSFIYEKYACG
- a CDS encoding ABC transporter ATP-binding protein, whose protein sequence is MRSKNILQFHNVSFHYDEKPIIHELNASIHEKEFVSIIGPSGCGKSTLFRLITGLEKVSTGQIELTETKNHPVGYMPQKDMLLPWRTIIENAALPLECQGVQKKEAEVKAKELLHKFGLQGYEKKYPKDLSGGMRQRVSFIRTLLTGGEILLLDEPFSALDALTKTSLQEWLFEQWQEWEKTILFITHDVEEALFLSNRVLVVEQQPITTLTERTVPLDHNRTRKDLYKPEVLALKDELLSMLQRQVLV
- the tenA gene encoding thiaminase II, yielding MKFCDRLLETVQPVWEMSHNHPFVVGMGDGTLEKDKFQYYIIQDYLYLLDYAKLYAIGVVKATNPQVMGKFAEQIDGILNGEMTIHKQYAKRLGISIEEIESAKPSAKNLAYTNYMMSVSQNGTLAELIAALLPCMWSYWEIGKRLNDIPGARDHEFFGEWIQGYSSEEYGNLCIWLIDLLNEMAVGKSEKELERLEEIFLYSSRFEYLFWDMSYRKEMWGFEEQEHTTVS
- a CDS encoding ABC transporter substrate-binding protein yields the protein MKFLKRIFVFTLLIAIIAGCSSNSASDKSKKEKEITVMLDWYPNAVHSFIYAAIEKGYFKEEGVKVNIKFPSNPTDPLTLAAAGKVTVGLYYQPDVVMARANEQIPVKSIGAVVRSPLNHVVSLKSAGIQSPKDLEGKTVGYSGTPLSEMYLKTMVKEAGGNPDTVKVVDVGFDLVPALITKKVDAVTGAYINHEVPVMRHEGHEPAYFNPADYGVPNYHELVFVTGDKTLKKDKEALQAFLRGTKKGYDFMKKNPDEALNILLNHQEKENFPLVPEVEKESMKILLEKMETKDEPFLSDSKESWEKQNKWLKDKGMTKETVPADELFENILK